GAGGCCAGACTTACTATAACCCAGCTGGTTAATCCGCAGTATTATATTCGTGCCGTATTATGGGGTAGCTGATGAATTATTTTCTTAAGCCTTTATTCAAACCAATTAAGCTGACACGTTTCATTTTTTATGTTTTATGGGAAATTCTAATTGCTAACTTGCGCGTGGCTTATCATGTGATTACACCTGGTTTATCGGCCAGACCAGGAGTTATTGCTATTCCGCTTGATTGTAAAACTGCTTTGGAAATTACCTGGTTTGCTAACATTATTTCTTTAACACCAGGAACATTAGTGTTAGACATTTCTGCCGAAAAGAAAGAAATCTATGTGCATGCCATGTTTGTTGATGATAGAGATTATTTGAAAAAATCAATTAAGTATCGATTTGAACAACCAATATTGGAGCTATTTCAATGAGGGCAAATATTTTTAGTATTTTAACTCAAATTCCATTTTTGCTGTTGTCCGCAGCAATGATTACCTGCTTTTTTAGATTAATTTTAGGACCTACACTGCCTGATAGAGTTGTAGCACTGGATTTGTTGGCTAATTTATTAATATCTGCTACTGTGCTTTATAGCATTATAACTAACCAGGCTGTGTATATCGATGTGGTAA
This region of Legionella clemsonensis genomic DNA includes:
- a CDS encoding Na+/H+ antiporter subunit E: MNYFLKPLFKPIKLTRFIFYVLWEILIANLRVAYHVITPGLSARPGVIAIPLDCKTALEITWFANIISLTPGTLVLDISAEKKEIYVHAMFVDDRDYLKKSIKYRFEQPILELFQ
- a CDS encoding monovalent cation/H+ antiporter complex subunit F yields the protein MRANIFSILTQIPFLLLSAAMITCFFRLILGPTLPDRVVALDLLANLLISATVLYSIITNQAVYIDVVIALALIIFLGTVAFAKLIGWRKDKPPL